A region from the Cryptosporangium arvum DSM 44712 genome encodes:
- a CDS encoding M12 family metallopeptidase, whose protein sequence is MRSPSLSWFTPRTVAGLFVVGLVVAAILVGQLDGGTDADTGPVGISIALAISGTAMGLLILVAVPKHLVGRLLLAAGASAAVSAVAVSWSRWEPVAWLSQWTWWPAYGLLFLALLFFPDGRLPGRGWRWLALALAALTLLSTVALAAVAADEPRTLLSNVAVEPSPTTKLVLRIFAVGVFLTVAAGLCVLAALWSRWRRADSDTRQQLACLLPAVVLLLLGWGLTFFNLDGGYVLAAVAVPLGMTVAIVRYGLYDLDRVLNRTLVWLVMTALVVVGFVAIVTVLREVIMRNTSGDSISLVTTGVIAIAYAPLHRRVQQGVNQLLYGDRHDPYKVIAEMGDVLGQTAEPNAVLPLLTGTIASSLQVPYVAVEVAEQHGSRLLAWYGQVGPTVQAFDMLSRGEHIGRLLVSPRTDGGHFTPRETQLLADIALHAGVAVEASRLTRDLQESRERLVRAQEEERRRLRRDLHDGLGPSLTGMSMQVRAARKLAGPGRVRDILDALAGDLAACTAEVRRLVDELRPPALDRGLAVALRDECRRFDSSALSVQLDVRDDLDRLPAAVEVAAYRVVAEALNNVTRHAGARNCLVTVRRGRDLTIEVTDDGVGITGPVRAGVGLASMRDRAGELGGECEIVPAQPTGTTVRVHFPAASLMLVEPPAPTPAVVNGTPARRSPALPIPRAADAPALTPAAQPALPGGASAPPAPATPAPAAPAPAPATPAPAAPAPAPASPAAPVPVAPAPAPAPAPAPASAAPAPASASAAPASAPAPAAPASASASAAPGIAASGTAAPVAPAPGTPSLLPDVVAEGVGTVVRLWEGGVVPFEVAADVGPEEHVAEAIEHLETRTRIRFVPRTDTHSDYVRFVLGDSFASRVGRIGGEQHIEILAGGEMGRVLHEMVHTLGRWHEHCRTDRDDYVTIHWQNITTEARPNFLIQAVGPEVGPYDYESIMHYPRVAFSTNGERTLDTVHTPPAGLPLGQRRQLSDGDCRVIEQMYRDTPEPTPAPGAAPAPAPAPAPGAAPAPAPAPAPAPAPAPVGADVEAVTGVLRLPDDGPGGRAATVVVSVRDTTTTGGPMSPVGEVTMSNVLLGGGAGIPFRVPVTGVDPDAVYTVEAHVDVSGDGAIATGDLVTAAACPVLTGGAPTTVAVPMTSVV, encoded by the coding sequence ATGCGCTCACCCTCACTGTCCTGGTTCACCCCCCGCACCGTCGCGGGGTTGTTCGTCGTCGGGCTGGTCGTCGCGGCGATCCTGGTGGGGCAGCTCGACGGCGGCACCGACGCGGACACGGGACCGGTGGGCATCAGCATCGCGCTGGCGATCTCCGGCACGGCGATGGGTCTCCTCATCCTGGTCGCCGTGCCGAAACATCTGGTCGGCCGGCTGCTCCTGGCGGCCGGCGCCAGTGCCGCGGTGAGCGCGGTGGCCGTCAGCTGGAGTCGGTGGGAGCCGGTCGCCTGGCTCAGCCAGTGGACCTGGTGGCCGGCTTACGGCTTGCTCTTCCTGGCGCTCCTGTTCTTCCCCGACGGGCGATTACCGGGCCGGGGCTGGCGGTGGCTCGCACTCGCGCTCGCGGCGCTCACCCTGCTCAGCACGGTGGCGCTGGCCGCGGTCGCGGCCGACGAACCCCGGACGCTGCTCAGCAACGTCGCGGTCGAGCCGTCGCCCACGACGAAGCTCGTGCTCCGGATCTTCGCCGTGGGGGTGTTCCTCACGGTGGCGGCCGGGCTGTGCGTGCTCGCCGCGCTGTGGTCACGCTGGCGTCGCGCCGACAGCGACACCCGGCAGCAGCTCGCGTGTCTGCTGCCCGCGGTCGTGCTGCTGCTGCTCGGCTGGGGGCTCACGTTCTTCAACCTCGACGGCGGGTACGTGCTCGCCGCCGTCGCGGTGCCGCTCGGGATGACCGTCGCGATCGTCCGCTACGGGCTGTACGACCTCGACCGGGTGCTCAACCGCACGCTGGTCTGGCTGGTCATGACCGCGCTCGTCGTGGTCGGCTTCGTCGCGATCGTCACGGTGTTGCGCGAGGTGATCATGCGCAACACCTCGGGCGACTCGATCTCGCTCGTCACCACCGGGGTGATCGCGATCGCGTACGCGCCGCTGCATCGCCGGGTGCAGCAGGGCGTCAACCAGTTGCTCTACGGCGACCGGCACGACCCGTACAAGGTGATCGCCGAAATGGGCGACGTGCTGGGTCAGACCGCCGAACCGAACGCGGTGCTGCCGCTGCTCACCGGCACGATCGCCAGCTCGCTGCAGGTTCCGTACGTGGCGGTGGAGGTGGCCGAGCAGCACGGCTCCCGGCTGCTGGCCTGGTACGGGCAGGTCGGGCCGACCGTGCAGGCGTTCGACATGCTCTCCCGCGGTGAGCACATCGGACGGTTGCTGGTGTCGCCGCGCACCGACGGCGGGCACTTCACGCCGCGGGAGACGCAGCTGCTGGCCGACATCGCGCTGCACGCCGGGGTGGCGGTCGAGGCCAGCCGTCTCACCCGGGACCTGCAGGAGTCGCGGGAACGGCTGGTGCGGGCGCAGGAGGAGGAGCGGCGCCGGCTGCGCCGTGACCTGCACGACGGGCTGGGCCCGAGCCTGACCGGGATGTCCATGCAGGTGCGTGCCGCGCGGAAGCTCGCAGGGCCCGGGCGGGTGCGTGACATCCTCGACGCGCTCGCCGGTGACCTGGCGGCGTGCACCGCCGAGGTGCGGCGGCTGGTCGACGAGCTGCGCCCGCCCGCGCTCGACCGCGGGCTCGCGGTCGCCCTGCGCGACGAGTGCCGCCGCTTCGACAGCTCGGCGTTGTCGGTGCAGCTCGACGTGCGCGACGACCTCGACCGCCTGCCCGCCGCGGTGGAGGTGGCGGCGTACCGGGTCGTGGCCGAAGCGCTGAACAACGTCACCCGGCACGCCGGGGCGCGCAACTGCCTGGTCACCGTGCGGCGGGGGCGCGATCTGACGATCGAGGTCACCGACGACGGGGTCGGCATCACCGGCCCGGTGCGGGCCGGGGTGGGGTTGGCTTCGATGCGCGATCGCGCGGGGGAGCTGGGTGGCGAGTGCGAGATCGTCCCGGCGCAGCCGACGGGCACAACGGTGCGGGTTCACTTCCCGGCCGCATCGCTGATGCTGGTCGAGCCGCCCGCCCCCACCCCGGCCGTCGTCAACGGCACACCCGCGCGCCGATCGCCCGCGCTCCCCATCCCACGAGCGGCCGACGCCCCAGCCCTGACGCCCGCCGCCCAGCCCGCGCTCCCGGGCGGCGCGTCCGCGCCGCCAGCGCCGGCTACGCCAGCGCCCGCAGCCCCCGCGCCAGCGCCTGCTACGCCAGCGCCCGCAGCCCCCGCGCCAGCGCCTGCGTCACCTGCGGCACCCGTTCCCGTAGCGCCAGCTCCCGCACCCGCGCCCGCGCCCGCACCCGCGTCTGCGGCACCCGCACCCGCGTCTGCGTCTGCGGCGCCTGCTTCCGCGCCAGCGCCTGCTGCGCCTGCGTCCGCGTCAGCTTCTGCGGCGCCCGGGATCGCGGCGTCCGGGACCGCAGCACCCGTGGCGCCCGCGCCTGGGACGCCATCTCTCCTCCCGGACGTGGTGGCGGAGGGGGTGGGGACGGTGGTGCGGTTGTGGGAAGGGGGAGTGGTGCCGTTCGAGGTCGCGGCTGACGTCGGGCCGGAGGAGCACGTCGCGGAGGCGATCGAGCACCTGGAGACACGCACCCGCATCCGCTTCGTCCCGCGGACCGACACCCACTCCGACTACGTCCGCTTCGTGCTCGGCGACTCCTTCGCCTCGCGCGTCGGCCGCATCGGCGGTGAGCAGCACATCGAGATCCTCGCCGGCGGCGAGATGGGGCGCGTGCTGCACGAGATGGTGCACACGCTCGGTCGCTGGCACGAACACTGCCGCACCGACCGCGACGACTACGTCACGATCCACTGGCAGAACATCACCACCGAGGCCCGGCCGAACTTCCTCATCCAGGCCGTCGGCCCGGAGGTCGGCCCCTACGACTACGAGTCGATCATGCACTACCCCCGGGTGGCCTTCTCGACCAACGGCGAGCGCACGCTCGACACCGTCCACACCCCACCGGCAGGTCTCCCGCTCGGCCAGCGTCGCCAACTCTCCGACGGCGACTGCCGGGTGATCGAGCAGATGTACCGGGACACCCCCGAACCGACTCCCGCCCCCGGCGCCGCGCCCGCGCCCGCCCCCGCGCCCGCGCCCGGTGCCGCACCCGCCCCCGCACCCGCGCCCGCGCCCGCGCCCGCCCCCGCGCCGGTCGGCGCCGACGTCGAAGCGGTCACCGGAGTGCTGCGCCTCCCGGACGACGGGCCCGGCGGCCGGGCCGCCACGGTCGTGGTCAGCGTGCGCGACACCACGACGACGGGCGGACCGATGAGCCCGGTCGGCGAGGTGACGATGTCGAACGTCCTGCTCGGCGGCGGCGCCGGAATCCCGTTCCGGGTGCCGGTCACCGGCGTCGACCCGGACGCGGTCTACACGGTGGAAGCCCACGTGGACGTGTCCGGCGACGGAGCGATCGCCACCGGCGACCTCGTCACCGCCGCCGCGTGCCCTGTTCTCACCGGCGGTGCTCCGACCACGGTCGCCGTCCCGATGACGAGCGTGGTGTGA
- a CDS encoding response regulator — MDEPKRVLIVDDHPVVRRGLKVMLEDEPWVSAVAEAASVEEAVREAITCQSDVIAMDVVLPDGDGVDATRRILEACPDTAVLMLTMADDDDIVAKALNAGARGFLLKDTDPDMVIDALRTVASGGVVLGPRVGPTVLTALRRAPAVLPPPFDQLTTRELEIVNRLAMGDTNAQIARNLNVSEKTIRNQMSAVFNKLNVSDRVQAALLARDAGIVR; from the coding sequence GTGGACGAGCCGAAGCGGGTCCTCATCGTCGACGATCATCCCGTGGTCCGGCGTGGACTCAAGGTGATGCTCGAGGACGAACCGTGGGTCAGCGCGGTCGCCGAGGCCGCCAGCGTCGAGGAGGCCGTGCGCGAGGCCATCACGTGCCAGTCCGACGTCATCGCGATGGACGTCGTGCTCCCCGACGGGGACGGTGTCGACGCGACCCGACGCATTCTCGAGGCCTGCCCGGACACCGCCGTGCTGATGCTCACGATGGCCGACGACGACGACATCGTCGCCAAGGCGTTGAACGCGGGTGCCCGTGGGTTCCTGCTCAAGGACACCGACCCCGACATGGTGATCGACGCTCTGCGGACGGTGGCCAGCGGGGGCGTCGTGCTCGGGCCGCGGGTGGGTCCGACGGTGCTCACCGCGCTGCGCCGCGCCCCGGCCGTGCTGCCCCCGCCGTTCGACCAGCTCACGACGCGCGAGTTGGAGATCGTCAACCGGCTCGCGATGGGCGACACCAACGCGCAGATCGCCCGCAACCTCAACGTCAGCGAGAAGACGATTCGTAATCAGATGTCCGCAGTGTTCAACAAGCTGAACGTGAGCGATCGCGTCCAGGCTGCGCTACTTGCCCGGGACGCCGGGATCGTGCGCTGA
- a CDS encoding sensor histidine kinase — MSTDPVRPRSSLRPAIGRAVRRGWIGIEQLVGGFGTAAAAFAVVAIVLVTAVTSVVGVGLLAVPAAARLVRALANRERHRLARYGIDLPDLPPPAPGVRGALADRSLRREVGWAAGHGTLGFGLGFLGALLPLLAVRDLTFFLYWRLLPDDPTATSIGVGTVHSTLGALWVSLLGVGWVAVIVGVVPNMARLQSWPARTLLVPDPSVDLSMRVAELTSTRAAALDAHAVELRRIERALHDGSQNRLVAVNVLLGAARRALARNPDEVEAILARAQDAAETALADLRAVARSILPPVLADRGLAGALTGLASASAVPCEADVDVAGRCAASVEATAYFVAAEALTNVAKHSGARTAKLSAALRGGTLYVEITDDGHGGADSQHGSGLDGIRRRIEAYDGVLRLDSPKGGPTILAVELPCGS, encoded by the coding sequence ATGAGCACTGACCCGGTACGACCGCGGAGCAGCCTCCGCCCGGCGATCGGCCGTGCGGTCCGCCGGGGTTGGATCGGCATCGAGCAGCTGGTCGGCGGGTTCGGCACCGCGGCCGCGGCGTTCGCGGTCGTGGCGATCGTCCTCGTCACCGCGGTCACGTCGGTGGTGGGCGTCGGCCTGCTCGCCGTTCCGGCCGCGGCGCGCCTGGTGCGGGCGCTGGCGAACCGGGAACGCCACCGGCTGGCCCGGTACGGCATCGACCTGCCCGACCTCCCCCCGCCGGCGCCGGGTGTCCGCGGCGCGCTGGCCGACCGGTCGCTGCGTCGCGAGGTCGGCTGGGCGGCCGGTCACGGGACGCTCGGGTTCGGGCTCGGCTTCCTCGGTGCGCTGCTGCCGCTGCTGGCGGTGCGCGACCTGACGTTCTTCCTCTACTGGCGGCTGCTGCCCGACGATCCGACCGCCACCTCGATCGGCGTCGGCACGGTGCACAGCACGCTCGGCGCGCTCTGGGTCTCGCTACTGGGCGTCGGCTGGGTCGCGGTCATCGTCGGGGTCGTCCCGAACATGGCCCGGCTGCAGTCGTGGCCGGCCCGCACACTTCTCGTCCCGGACCCCAGCGTCGACCTGTCGATGCGTGTCGCGGAGCTCACCTCCACCCGCGCCGCCGCGCTCGACGCACACGCCGTCGAGCTCCGGCGGATCGAACGGGCGCTGCACGACGGGAGCCAGAACCGGCTCGTCGCGGTGAACGTGCTGCTCGGCGCCGCTCGCCGGGCGCTGGCGCGCAACCCCGACGAGGTCGAGGCGATCCTGGCCCGCGCGCAGGACGCCGCCGAGACCGCGCTGGCCGACCTGCGTGCGGTGGCGCGCAGCATCCTGCCGCCGGTGCTCGCCGACCGCGGTCTGGCCGGGGCCCTCACCGGTCTGGCGAGCGCGTCGGCCGTGCCCTGTGAGGCCGACGTGGACGTGGCCGGGCGATGCGCGGCCTCGGTGGAGGCCACCGCGTACTTCGTCGCCGCCGAGGCGTTGACGAACGTGGCGAAACACAGCGGCGCGCGGACCGCGAAACTGTCCGCCGCGCTGCGCGGCGGAACGCTGTACGTCGAGATCACCGACGACGGGCACGGCGGCGCCGACTCGCAGCACGGATCCGGACTGGACGGCATCCGGCGCCGGATCGAGGCCTACGACGGAGTACTGCGTCTCGAC
- a CDS encoding SMP-30/gluconolactonase/LRE family protein produces the protein MQAEQVTDACAEHGEGPVWDTAEGTLRFVDLMKGAVLTYDPFTSRVTRRAVSDVAAALRPRRDGGWVLATERGFALLDPGDLDAPDEAEPVWIEAFTEPGIRMNDGGADPRGRFYCGTMSYDQEPGRGTLYRLDPDRSVHVVLTDLAVSNGLSWTPDGTRAYFVDSPTKRVDVFDVDPSSGDLHDRREFVAIDQGTPDGLTIDADGGVWVALYGAGAVHRYDSSGRLDLVVELPVSQPTSCAFVDRDLFVTTTRENLAEGAEPQAGALFHVRPGVRGLTPFPFAG, from the coding sequence GTGCAAGCGGAGCAGGTGACCGACGCGTGTGCGGAGCACGGTGAGGGCCCGGTCTGGGACACGGCCGAGGGCACTCTCCGTTTCGTCGACCTGATGAAGGGGGCCGTGCTCACGTACGACCCGTTCACCAGCAGAGTCACCCGGCGTGCGGTGTCCGACGTCGCCGCGGCGCTGCGCCCCCGCCGGGACGGCGGCTGGGTGCTGGCCACCGAGCGGGGATTCGCGCTGCTCGACCCCGGTGATCTGGACGCGCCCGACGAGGCCGAGCCGGTGTGGATCGAAGCGTTCACCGAGCCCGGTATCCGGATGAACGACGGCGGAGCCGACCCGCGCGGCCGCTTCTACTGCGGCACGATGTCCTACGACCAGGAGCCCGGCCGGGGCACGCTCTACCGGCTCGACCCGGATCGGAGCGTCCACGTGGTGCTCACCGACCTCGCGGTCTCCAACGGCCTGTCCTGGACGCCGGACGGCACCCGCGCGTACTTCGTCGACTCGCCGACCAAGCGGGTCGACGTGTTCGACGTCGATCCTTCCTCGGGGGACCTGCACGACCGGCGCGAGTTCGTCGCGATCGACCAGGGCACGCCGGACGGACTCACGATCGACGCGGACGGCGGGGTCTGGGTGGCGCTCTACGGGGCCGGCGCCGTGCACCGCTACGACTCGTCGGGACGGCTCGACCTCGTCGTCGAACTGCCGGTCAGCCAGCCGACGTCCTGCGCGTTCGTCGACCGCGACCTGTTCGTCACGACGACGAGGGAGAACCTCGCCGAGGGCGCCGAGCCGCAGGCGGGCGCGCTGTTCCACGTCCGGCCCGGCGTCCGCGGGCTGACGCCGTTCCCGTTCGCGGGTTAG
- a CDS encoding DedA family protein codes for MQAVLDSLLGLPAPVVVVLAFLILAGEPALLPGILLPSVSTALGLGFLVDGGTINLPTALVTAVVAVVAGDVCAYVVGRRGTGGRRRSGLVQRRLDGAVNRASALIARHGGRSVFFARWVVGARTLVPRLAGAGRMPPGTFLRHSVPAGVLWSVCWVGAGQLAGSSYRQVSAVAGQATLGFVVAVVAVVAGVVAGRRLGRLAGTSTVRLVAALAAIGGALTALVVVAVRAGGLPRVDEPVAAALDSLSWGGLDLAVRVVLTSTPSYTVIAIAAVVVLLRPVRSPRRRGALGLLASGGAVVPLMMLVVVLNVAETVAHSERLFAIQHATSTTAIVLAAWTVARKQHTRLGQGSAWTLGAAAVVVLAAGRIYLGWGSVSSTVAALLIGVAWAGVFAAAWAATPGTQATVRDRKGSGRQTAGSPEHAAAEHGYRASPVNQAVVQLEKGLDLGPVVARRSWLGAGSTVKFEHDGYLLALPAPTAPDGRFAIPTG; via the coding sequence ATGCAGGCCGTGCTGGACAGCCTCCTCGGTCTCCCGGCGCCCGTCGTCGTCGTACTCGCGTTTCTGATCTTGGCCGGTGAGCCGGCCCTTCTCCCCGGCATCCTGCTGCCGAGCGTCTCGACCGCACTCGGGTTGGGCTTCCTCGTCGACGGCGGCACGATCAACCTCCCCACCGCCCTGGTCACCGCCGTCGTGGCGGTGGTCGCCGGTGACGTCTGCGCCTACGTGGTCGGCCGTCGGGGCACGGGCGGGCGGCGGCGCAGCGGCCTCGTCCAACGGCGCCTCGACGGTGCGGTGAACCGGGCGTCCGCGCTGATCGCCCGGCACGGCGGCCGGTCGGTGTTCTTCGCCCGCTGGGTGGTCGGCGCCCGGACGCTCGTTCCCCGCCTGGCCGGCGCGGGCCGGATGCCCCCGGGCACGTTCCTGCGTCACAGCGTCCCGGCCGGGGTGTTGTGGTCGGTGTGCTGGGTGGGCGCCGGGCAACTCGCCGGGAGTTCCTACCGCCAGGTCTCGGCGGTCGCGGGGCAGGCGACCCTCGGGTTCGTGGTGGCCGTGGTCGCGGTGGTCGCCGGTGTCGTCGCCGGGCGGCGGCTCGGGCGGCTGGCCGGCACGTCCACCGTGCGGCTCGTCGCGGCGCTCGCCGCGATCGGCGGTGCGCTGACCGCGCTGGTGGTCGTGGCGGTGCGGGCCGGTGGCCTGCCGCGGGTCGACGAACCGGTCGCGGCGGCGCTGGACTCACTCTCCTGGGGTGGCCTCGATCTCGCCGTCCGGGTCGTGCTGACCTCGACGCCCTCGTACACGGTGATCGCGATCGCCGCCGTCGTCGTACTGCTGCGCCCGGTGCGCTCACCCCGCCGACGCGGCGCGCTGGGGCTGCTCGCGTCCGGCGGGGCGGTGGTGCCGCTGATGATGCTCGTCGTCGTGCTCAACGTCGCCGAGACGGTGGCGCACAGCGAGCGGCTGTTCGCCATCCAGCACGCGACCTCGACCACCGCGATCGTGCTCGCGGCCTGGACGGTGGCACGCAAGCAGCACACGCGGCTCGGCCAGGGTTCGGCGTGGACGCTCGGAGCGGCGGCGGTCGTCGTGCTGGCCGCGGGGCGGATCTATCTGGGGTGGGGGTCGGTGAGCAGTACCGTCGCGGCCCTGCTCATCGGTGTGGCCTGGGCGGGGGTGTTCGCCGCAGCATGGGCGGCGACCCCGGGCACCCAGGCCACGGTGAGGGACCGGAAAGGATCAGGCCGCCAGACCGCCGGTTCGCCCGAACATGCGGCGGCGGAGCACGGCTACCGGGCTTCCCCGGTGAACCAAGCTGTTGTGCAGCTCGAGAAGGGCCTGGACCTCGGCCCGGTTGTTGCTCGACGCTCCTGGCTGGGCGCAGGTTCCACAGTGAAGTTCGAACATGACGGTTACCTCCTGGCCCTACCGGCGCCGACCGCTCCGGACGGTCGGTTCGCGATCCCCACCGGATAA
- a CDS encoding nucleotidyltransferase domain-containing protein, whose translation MLSDHQLHEMAQRLIDVPGIVGVMLGGSRARDAPIDSSDVDLGLYYRPPLDVDALGVLARELAGPDAEVSARGAWGPWVDGGGWLDVAGTPVDWIYRELDRVDTAWRDARDGRFRFHFQVGHPLGVPDFSYVGEVALGRVLADPSGVLTALRAQAQDYPPELRRRVVTTALSEAEFALTIARKGVGRRDTAYVAGCLFRVVGLCAHALHAHAGAWLINEKGAVDAAAALPGAPLDFAEAAHGVLAGLGRSEIDLRAARHTAGRLIAATSASCGQRFRR comes from the coding sequence GTGCTGAGCGACCACCAACTGCACGAGATGGCGCAGCGGCTGATCGACGTACCAGGGATCGTCGGCGTGATGCTGGGCGGCAGCCGCGCCCGCGACGCCCCGATCGACTCCTCCGACGTCGACCTCGGCCTGTACTACCGGCCGCCGCTCGACGTCGACGCGCTCGGTGTGCTGGCCCGTGAACTCGCCGGGCCCGACGCGGAGGTCAGCGCCCGGGGCGCGTGGGGCCCGTGGGTCGACGGCGGCGGCTGGCTCGACGTCGCCGGCACCCCGGTCGACTGGATCTACCGCGAGCTCGACCGCGTGGACACCGCTTGGCGCGACGCCCGCGACGGCCGGTTCCGCTTCCATTTCCAGGTCGGTCACCCGCTGGGCGTGCCCGACTTCTCGTACGTCGGCGAGGTGGCGCTCGGCCGGGTCCTGGCCGATCCGTCCGGTGTCCTCACCGCGCTGCGGGCGCAGGCGCAGGACTACCCGCCCGAGCTCCGCCGCCGGGTCGTCACCACCGCGCTGAGCGAGGCCGAGTTCGCGCTGACGATCGCGCGGAAAGGCGTCGGCCGGCGGGACACGGCCTACGTCGCCGGCTGTCTGTTCCGCGTCGTCGGGCTCTGCGCCCACGCGCTCCACGCGCACGCGGGCGCGTGGCTGATCAACGAAAAAGGCGCGGTCGACGCCGCGGCCGCGCTGCCGGGCGCGCCGCTGGACTTCGCCGAAGCGGCCCACGGGGTGCTGGCCGGCCTGGGCCGATCGGAGATCGACCTCCGCGCCGCCCGGCACACCGCGGGCCGACTCATCGCGGCCACCTCGGCGAGCTGCGGTCAACGCTTCCGCAGGTAG
- a CDS encoding C40 family peptidase — translation MRVVRTGPVAARVLGDAMIGRRGTSMALAAVLAAGLLAGTAEVVRAEPPVPAPAGETATPATPRTQTPAKTNTPEKTRTPENLTLAQQVKKKQIAAEAVAERLEEAKGELSTARGDQERAEDRRSGATAEVAAARSAFDEWARRTYIESADQPSVLPGDPRRRMFGHPDPGTDSAEARVAGAEVAERTAISDVNVTTALADAAAERVEKLGADLSRRATEIKKLRSGREHVIDAAQAGQEAVDAARSSEWIRDAKGVAAPAVLSAIEFALAQRGKPYVWGAEGPDTYDCSGLVQTAFAYAGISLPRTARPQYRSTQLVATSELLPGDLLFFATDKSNWDSIHHVAIYLGGGKMLHAPTTGDVVRIAPVWWEEFYAATRVAPGSVKPRPVPAPAPSPETPPSTKPSSSPSGSPSPSGSASPSGTPSPIGPPSPSQSPTGSPSPSTSGTPSPTPTGSPSPTGSPSPTGSASPTGSASPSGSGSPSPSTAATPGEPSPSKSSSSASSDETCGASPTPTTTPTPSGAPTPTPSPSPSEPAC, via the coding sequence ATGCGGGTGGTCAGGACTGGGCCGGTGGCGGCCCGGGTACTTGGCGACGCGATGATCGGGCGACGCGGGACCTCGATGGCGCTCGCCGCGGTGCTCGCGGCCGGGCTGCTGGCGGGCACGGCGGAGGTGGTGCGGGCCGAGCCGCCGGTACCGGCACCGGCCGGTGAAACGGCCACCCCGGCCACCCCGAGGACGCAGACCCCCGCGAAGACGAATACTCCGGAGAAGACGCGGACCCCGGAGAACCTCACCCTCGCGCAGCAGGTGAAGAAGAAGCAGATCGCGGCCGAAGCGGTCGCGGAGCGGCTGGAAGAGGCCAAGGGCGAGCTGTCCACCGCACGCGGCGACCAGGAGCGGGCCGAGGACCGCCGCTCCGGCGCCACCGCCGAGGTGGCGGCCGCGCGGTCGGCGTTCGACGAGTGGGCGCGCAGGACCTACATCGAGTCGGCCGACCAGCCGTCGGTGTTACCCGGCGATCCGCGCCGCCGGATGTTCGGCCACCCCGACCCCGGGACCGACTCGGCGGAGGCGCGCGTCGCCGGAGCCGAGGTCGCGGAACGTACGGCGATCAGCGACGTCAACGTGACCACCGCGCTGGCCGACGCCGCGGCGGAGCGGGTCGAGAAGCTCGGGGCGGACCTGTCGCGCCGGGCGACGGAGATCAAGAAGCTGCGGTCGGGCCGCGAGCACGTGATCGACGCCGCGCAGGCCGGCCAGGAAGCGGTGGACGCGGCGCGGTCGTCGGAGTGGATCCGGGACGCGAAGGGCGTGGCCGCACCGGCGGTGCTGAGCGCGATCGAGTTCGCGTTGGCCCAGCGGGGGAAGCCGTACGTGTGGGGCGCGGAAGGGCCGGACACCTACGACTGCTCGGGGCTCGTGCAGACCGCGTTCGCGTACGCCGGGATCTCGTTGCCGCGCACGGCTCGTCCGCAGTACCGGTCGACGCAGCTGGTCGCGACGAGCGAGCTGCTCCCCGGCGACCTGCTGTTCTTCGCGACCGACAAGTCCAACTGGGACTCGATCCACCACGTGGCGATCTATCTCGGCGGCGGGAAGATGCTGCACGCGCCGACGACCGGCGACGTCGTGCGGATCGCGCCGGTGTGGTGGGAGGAGTTCTACGCCGCGACGCGGGTCGCGCCGGGAAGCGTGAAGCCGCGCCCGGTTCCGGCACCGGCGCCGTCCCCGGAGACGCCGCCGTCCACGAAGCCGTCAAGCTCCCCGTCGGGCTCGCCGTCGCCGTCAGGGTCCGCGTCACCGTCCGGCACCCCGTCCCCGATCGGCCCCCCATCACCGAGCCAGAGCCCGACCGGCTCCCCGAGCCCGAGCACCTCCGGCACCCCGAGCCCGACCCCCACCGGCTCCCCGAGCCCCACCGGCTCCCCGAGCCCGACCGGCTCCGCGAGCCCGACCGGCTCCGCGTCCCCGAGCGGCTCCGGCTCTCCGTCCCCCTCCACAGCTGCAACCCCGGGCGAACCCTCCCCGAGCAAATCCAGCTCCTCCGCGAGCAGCGACGAAACCTGCGGCGCGAGCCCCACCCCCACCACCACCCCGACGCCCTCCGGCGCGCCGACGCCGACGCCGAGTCCCAGCCCGTCCGAGCCCGCCTGTTAG